A section of the Parcubacteria group bacterium genome encodes:
- a CDS encoding recombinase family protein, whose protein sequence is MYQKNAQSIKYFVYARKSSESEDRQVQSIESQIEELDKLAERHGVEIVETFTESMSAKAPGRPMFSKMMTRIEKGEADGIICWKMNRLSRNPIDSGRISWMLQSEKLKHILTFERSYYPEDNVLVMAVEQGMANQFIRDLSIDTKRGLRTKAESGWCPYSPPLGYLPAPKKDKGKKEVINDPDKFDIIRKAFKSIATFKETPADAFRIATTKFGLTNKNGGKISISSWYAMLNNSFYQGTFEYPKGSGKWFEGKHNAMISQTEFLKIQAILGKKGTTRPQKYTFAYTGVIQCGKCKAMITAEHKTKRNKNGNVHFYTYYHCTRRKDPNCPERKVVEEKKLEGQIMDFIENMDVPPGFKDWAVRYLRDRYSEELAADKRILDGQITAVETADKKLSRLMDMRLNNEISEAEFAAKKTEITKEKENFKSAIKDMPTQTETWLDRLEKALDVSEDIARRFKDGDDKTKKQILANLGSNLTIINKLFNVEAKNPILACQKLSKASQSIIGRFEPPDLPINKEELEVLFSSSPMMLRE, encoded by the coding sequence ATGTATCAAAAAAATGCTCAATCAATCAAATACTTTGTGTATGCTCGCAAATCTTCTGAAAGCGAGGATCGCCAAGTGCAATCCATAGAATCCCAAATAGAGGAACTAGACAAACTTGCCGAAAGACATGGCGTAGAAATAGTGGAAACATTTACCGAATCCATGTCGGCTAAAGCCCCAGGTCGACCAATGTTTAGTAAAATGATGACCAGAATAGAAAAAGGCGAAGCCGATGGGATCATATGCTGGAAGATGAATCGGCTCTCACGGAATCCAATCGACAGCGGTCGGATAAGCTGGATGCTCCAATCGGAAAAACTCAAACACATTCTCACTTTTGAAAGAAGCTACTACCCGGAAGATAATGTATTGGTAATGGCGGTCGAGCAAGGAATGGCCAACCAGTTTATTCGCGACCTAAGCATAGATACAAAAAGAGGACTGCGTACCAAAGCTGAAAGCGGATGGTGTCCTTATTCTCCTCCGCTTGGATATCTTCCCGCTCCGAAAAAAGATAAAGGCAAAAAGGAAGTCATCAATGACCCTGACAAATTTGATATAATACGCAAAGCTTTCAAATCGATTGCGACCTTTAAAGAAACTCCTGCTGATGCTTTTAGGATTGCTACAACTAAATTTGGTTTAACAAACAAGAATGGAGGGAAAATATCAATTAGTTCTTGGTATGCCATGTTAAACAATTCTTTTTATCAGGGAACATTCGAATATCCCAAAGGCAGTGGCAAATGGTTTGAGGGAAAACACAATGCGATGATCTCACAAACAGAATTTCTGAAAATCCAAGCCATACTTGGAAAGAAAGGCACTACCCGACCCCAAAAATACACCTTTGCCTACACTGGGGTGATACAGTGTGGCAAATGTAAGGCAATGATAACTGCTGAACACAAAACCAAAAGGAACAAAAATGGAAACGTGCATTTTTACACCTATTACCACTGCACCCGGAGGAAAGATCCTAACTGTCCGGAAAGAAAAGTAGTGGAAGAAAAAAAGCTCGAGGGTCAAATTATGGATTTCATAGAAAACATGGATGTTCCGCCAGGCTTTAAGGATTGGGCGGTGCGCTATCTAAGAGATAGATATTCTGAAGAATTGGCAGCAGACAAGAGAATCTTGGACGGCCAAATTACAGCCGTTGAGACCGCTGACAAGAAGTTAAGCAGGTTGATGGACATGAGGCTCAATAATGAAATTTCTGAGGCAGAATTTGCAGCCAAAAAGACAGAGATAACGAAAGAAAAAGAAAATTTCAAGAGCGCTATAAAAGACATGCCGACCCAAACAGAAACTTGGCTGGATCGCCTAGAAAAAGCGTTGGATGTTTCAGAAGATATCGCAAGAAGATTTAAGGATGGAGATGATAAGACAAAAAAACAGATACTTGCGAATTTAGGTTCGAACCTCACCATTATTAACAAATTGTTCAATGTTGAAGCCAAAAATCCAATTCTGGCATGCCAAAAATTATCAAAAGCGTCTCAGTCAATTATCGGGAGGTTCGAACCTCCCGATTTGCCGATAAATAAAGAAGAACTGGAGGTTTTATTCTCCAGTTCTCCAATGATGCTCCGCGAATAG
- the dnaG gene encoding DNA primase, with the protein MYSDVDIVKSRTNIVDIVGEYVKLTKAGSSFKACCPFHQEKTPSFIVNEDRQTYHCFGCGQGGDVLSFVMEMEGIGFREALTLLAEKAGVELQKNFSRGDDHGQDDRKKALYDIVDLSVRFYEKQLWEGSGGKDILTYVRNRGIGDATIKKFQLGFAPDGWHFLEKFLEDKGFEKDAIVQTGMLIKKDSGEYYDRFRGRIMFPIADVMGRVIGFTARALPGQDAQAKYINTPESLLYHKSSVLYGIHHAKQAIKSQDSVVIVEGNMDVVAAHDAGVNNVIAVSGTAMTDEHIRLLKRYTKNFILFFDSDKAGIQAARRSAIACYAADVQLRMVLLKEGKDAADIVREDPQKLHKIISDAENAVMVFIRMAQDTFVIADPHGKRQAIEYVAEIIAHIANDIEKNEWIGKCAQIFAVSEQMIHKTMQAFVKSPEKLPYIPESQPVADGDDDMDDEIRMQMQRIYRSIILMMMAYPHVWEHIYKNRDRYGPIIEQSHISALVREGPECGFSIGDFVSKDIRREALYKAAMKMQQLYELEREDGGSPIKDTETYIAIALENINQKKIDHLLKKMTEAERNGDSIAQKKILAQINTLSQQIIRNI; encoded by the coding sequence ATGTATTCAGATGTCGATATTGTAAAATCTCGGACAAATATTGTGGACATTGTGGGCGAATATGTCAAACTCACAAAGGCGGGTAGTAGCTTCAAGGCATGTTGTCCGTTTCATCAAGAAAAGACGCCATCTTTCATCGTGAATGAGGATCGACAGACATACCATTGTTTTGGATGCGGACAAGGAGGGGATGTGCTCAGTTTTGTGATGGAAATGGAAGGCATTGGATTTCGTGAGGCACTCACGCTTCTGGCAGAAAAAGCCGGTGTGGAACTGCAGAAGAATTTTTCTCGCGGTGATGATCACGGGCAGGACGATCGGAAAAAAGCACTTTATGACATCGTGGATTTGTCAGTACGCTTTTATGAAAAACAATTATGGGAAGGTTCTGGTGGGAAAGATATTCTCACGTATGTGCGAAATCGCGGGATCGGGGACGCAACGATCAAAAAATTTCAATTGGGCTTTGCACCGGACGGATGGCATTTTTTAGAGAAATTCTTGGAAGATAAGGGTTTTGAAAAAGATGCGATCGTGCAAACCGGTATGCTGATCAAAAAAGATTCCGGTGAATATTACGATCGGTTTCGCGGGAGGATCATGTTTCCTATTGCAGATGTGATGGGACGTGTAATCGGGTTTACAGCACGTGCATTACCCGGCCAAGATGCACAGGCAAAATATATCAACACACCTGAATCACTCCTCTATCATAAAAGCAGCGTGTTGTATGGGATCCATCACGCAAAACAAGCAATCAAAAGTCAGGATAGTGTGGTCATCGTGGAGGGAAATATGGACGTGGTGGCGGCGCATGATGCGGGCGTGAATAATGTGATCGCTGTGTCAGGTACGGCAATGACCGATGAACACATTCGCCTTTTAAAACGCTATACAAAAAATTTCATACTTTTTTTCGATTCTGATAAGGCGGGTATTCAAGCGGCGCGCCGCAGTGCGATCGCATGCTATGCTGCGGATGTGCAATTACGCATGGTGCTCCTCAAGGAAGGAAAGGACGCGGCTGATATTGTGCGCGAAGATCCACAGAAGTTGCACAAGATCATCAGTGATGCGGAAAACGCCGTGATGGTGTTTATCCGCATGGCACAGGACACTTTTGTCATAGCGGATCCGCATGGAAAAAGGCAGGCGATCGAATATGTGGCGGAGATCATTGCGCATATTGCCAATGATATAGAAAAAAATGAATGGATCGGGAAATGTGCACAAATCTTTGCTGTATCCGAGCAGATGATCCATAAAACGATGCAGGCGTTTGTCAAAAGTCCGGAGAAGTTGCCATACATACCAGAAAGTCAACCGGTTGCGGATGGTGATGACGACATGGATGACGAGATACGCATGCAAATGCAACGAATTTACAGATCGATCATCCTCATGATGATGGCATATCCGCATGTGTGGGAACATATTTACAAAAATCGTGATCGATACGGACCAATAATCGAACAAAGTCATATTTCCGCGCTTGTGCGCGAAGGACCGGAATGTGGATTTTCTATCGGAGATTTTGTGAGTAAAGACATCCGTCGCGAGGCGCTGTATAAAGCGGCAATGAAAATGCAACAGCTCTATGAGCTCGAACGTGAGGATGGAGGCAGTCCAATCAAAGATACAGAAACGTATATCGCGATCGCTCTCGAAAATATCAACCAAAAAAAGATCGATCATCTACTCAAAAAAATGACAGAAGCGGAAAGGAATGGGGACAGCATTGCGCAGAAAAAAATCCTCGCACAAATCAACACATTATCACAACAAATAATACGTAATATATAA
- a CDS encoding AAA family ATPase: MLLPKVFRDRKISKDFEAYDEFGEFDYNKFFKPVYLNNLLEKNFEAPLWIVEKLIPAEAITIISGAPKSYKSFISLYLALCISQGKKAFEQYDCKNNGIIIVDEENHERFIKERVKKLGAIENLGISFISQKGFSLTNDDHIDGLIGICEEREAKVVILDSLVRLHDLEENSSKDIAKVFAQIKRLCENKLTVIILHHERKEGAHNSAAPVRMRGSSDISAAVDSHIAIKKDPDDENKIIVEHAQCRCAREEGSFALEIIETEDNMWFEFKGKLDSKKESAYKKAKDAIPVVLQGYAAGILRGDLTKEIKTKSNVGMKVVRWAINALIEDGIIEEVQGRGNQKLIRPKESK, encoded by the coding sequence ATGTTATTACCAAAAGTATTTAGGGATCGAAAAATATCCAAAGACTTTGAAGCATACGATGAATTTGGGGAGTTTGATTATAATAAGTTTTTTAAACCAGTGTATCTAAACAATTTACTGGAAAAGAACTTTGAAGCTCCATTATGGATAGTCGAAAAACTGATACCAGCAGAAGCTATTACTATAATTTCAGGGGCTCCAAAATCATATAAATCGTTTATATCGCTTTATCTTGCACTTTGTATATCTCAGGGAAAGAAAGCTTTTGAGCAATATGATTGCAAAAATAACGGCATTATAATTGTCGATGAAGAAAATCATGAACGATTCATAAAAGAAAGAGTAAAGAAACTTGGAGCAATAGAAAATTTGGGAATATCTTTCATATCTCAAAAGGGATTTTCCCTAACAAATGACGACCATATAGACGGTCTAATAGGAATATGCGAAGAAAGAGAGGCCAAGGTGGTTATCTTGGACTCATTGGTGCGCTTACATGATTTGGAGGAAAATAGCTCAAAAGACATAGCAAAAGTCTTTGCGCAGATTAAGCGTTTGTGCGAAAACAAACTTACCGTGATTATTCTGCACCATGAAAGAAAAGAGGGTGCTCACAATAGCGCTGCTCCAGTTAGGATGCGAGGATCATCAGACATTAGTGCCGCTGTTGATTCGCATATAGCAATAAAAAAGGATCCTGATGATGAAAATAAGATTATTGTTGAACATGCCCAATGCAGATGCGCACGAGAGGAAGGCTCATTTGCCTTAGAAATCATAGAGACTGAAGATAATATGTGGTTTGAATTTAAAGGAAAACTGGATTCAAAAAAAGAATCTGCCTACAAAAAAGCAAAGGATGCTATACCAGTAGTCCTCCAAGGATATGCGGCGGGAATATTACGTGGAGATTTAACCAAAGAAATCAAGACAAAGAGCAATGTTGGAATGAAAGTAGTGCGCTGGGCAATCAATGCACTTATCGAGGATGGCATTATTGAGGAGGTGCAGGGTCGAGGAAATCAAAAGTTAATACGCCCAAAAGAATCCAAATAA
- the rpoD gene encoding RNA polymerase sigma factor RpoD: MKKKPAQKKQGKPVAKTVEERRVERKSHVKSALPKQLEELMNRGRQRGFVTEDEIMHAMPDIEKDLGGLEAFYEGVESFGIDIVHSDDILQLDMEVDQKKGAQGKKFQHQKDVLLVEEAAALEGGTADLVQMYLKEIGRVPLLSTEEEITIAKAIESGDEAARQKLTEANLRLVVSIAKKYVGRSTNLSLLDLIQEGNIGLFRAVEKFDYQKGFKFSTYATWWIRQAITRALADQSRTIRIPVHMVETINKYIQVVRRLVQELGREPLPEEIAAEMDIEVEKVRHIQKISQETVSLETSVGDSDDDSVLGDFIEDTESIAPQQGASRTLLSEHVAQVLEDLSPREQKILKIRFGLEDGVTHTLEEVGQEFGVTRERIRQIEAKALEKIRDNAIIEKLKDY, encoded by the coding sequence GTGAAGAAAAAACCGGCACAAAAGAAACAGGGGAAACCGGTGGCAAAAACTGTGGAAGAACGACGCGTTGAACGCAAGAGTCATGTAAAGAGCGCATTGCCAAAACAGCTTGAGGAGTTGATGAATCGTGGACGTCAGAGGGGCTTTGTGACGGAAGATGAGATCATGCATGCGATGCCGGACATTGAGAAGGATCTTGGCGGTCTGGAGGCGTTTTATGAGGGTGTGGAGTCATTTGGCATTGACATTGTCCATTCGGATGACATTTTACAGCTTGATATGGAGGTTGACCAAAAGAAGGGTGCACAAGGGAAAAAATTTCAGCATCAAAAAGATGTGCTTTTGGTTGAAGAGGCAGCAGCTTTGGAAGGGGGTACGGCGGATCTGGTGCAGATGTATCTCAAAGAAATCGGTCGTGTGCCATTGTTGTCCACAGAAGAAGAAATTACCATTGCCAAAGCGATTGAAAGCGGTGACGAAGCCGCGCGTCAAAAACTTACAGAAGCAAATCTGCGTTTGGTCGTGAGCATTGCAAAAAAATATGTGGGACGTTCCACCAATCTCTCACTTCTCGATCTGATCCAGGAGGGTAATATCGGACTATTTCGTGCAGTGGAAAAATTCGACTATCAAAAAGGATTTAAGTTTTCAACTTATGCGACATGGTGGATCCGTCAAGCGATCACGCGTGCGCTCGCCGATCAATCGCGCACAATTCGCATCCCTGTGCATATGGTGGAAACGATCAATAAATACATCCAGGTAGTGCGTCGATTGGTGCAGGAACTTGGGCGTGAACCGCTTCCGGAAGAAATTGCCGCGGAAATGGATATCGAAGTAGAAAAAGTACGTCATATTCAAAAGATCTCACAAGAAACCGTATCATTGGAAACATCCGTAGGCGACAGTGATGATGACAGTGTCTTGGGTGACTTCATTGAGGATACAGAGTCGATCGCACCGCAACAGGGCGCATCGCGTACGTTACTTTCTGAGCATGTGGCGCAAGTGTTGGAGGATTTGTCACCACGCGAACAAAAGATCCTCAAAATCCGTTTTGGACTTGAAGATGGCGTGACACATACATTGGAAGAAGTAGGACAGGAGTTTGGCGTGACACGTGAGCGCATCCGTCAGATCGAGGCAAAGGCACTGGAAAAGATTCGTGATAATGCGATCATCGAAAAACTGAAAGATTATTAA